Proteins encoded in a region of the Acipenser ruthenus chromosome 11, fAciRut3.2 maternal haplotype, whole genome shotgun sequence genome:
- the LOC117426217 gene encoding forkhead box protein N4-like — translation MIESEITSRMSGILGNSGQSHHPSAQDYRLLTSDRSQLSEDDLPSDLQSLSWLTSVDVPRLQQMATGRLDFSMNSQNSMLEQQTAQMNNMNVAGGQGAMIHIQSSMQNSIMGMNTMATHSGNMTPYSMSGQLSPSYQQQQTLYQPTAQQVYTLSQTSQQCSSVGLYSNTSYGTQTQFSQPRLAPHNQDLQPKSYPKPIYSYSCLIAMSLKNSKTGSLPVSEIYSFMKEHFPYFKTAPDGWKNSVRHNLSLNKCFEKVENKMSSSSRKGCLWALNPAKIDKMEEEMQKWKRKDLPAIRRSMANPDELDKLITDRPEMCRRKPCDPGMTHLSSSSSSQGGMTPLPPQPVMTLSLQSMPLHHHQLETHARLAPCSPSPAQTPPLHTMPDLGQHPSKPHHDFFSLHSDMSTEVDALDPSIMDFALQGNLWEEMKDESFNLDTLGAFSNSPLRLSDCDLGTAGLTPVSSSSDLSFSDLQVTGLYTTYTTLDTVSSQYMSTQGNNKPIALL, via the exons ATGATAGAAAGCGAAATCACGTCCAGAATGTCAGGAATTCTTGGAAATTCAGGACAAAGCCATCACCCTTCAGCCCAGGACTACAG GCTGCTGACCTCCGACCGCTCCCAGCTGAGCGAGGATGACCTCCCCAGTGACCTGCAGTCCCTCTCCTGGCTGACCTCTGTGGACGTGCCCCGACTACAGCAGATGGCAACGGGACGCCTTGACTTCAGCATGAACTCCCAGAATTCCATGCTGGAGCAGCAAACAG CCCAAATGAACAACATGAATGTAGCTGGAGGACAGGGTGCCATGATTCACATTCAGAGTAGCATGCAGAACAGCATCATGGGAATGAACACCATGGCAACCCACAGTGGTAAT ATGACTCCGTACTCTATGAGTGGGCAGCTATCCCCTAGCTACCAGCAACAGCAGACGCTATACCAGCCTACTGCCCAGCAAGTCTACACCCTCTCACAGACCAGCCAGCAG TGTTCTTCAGTTGGTCTCTACAGCAACACCTCGTACGGGACCCAAACCCAGTTCAGCCAGCCACGCCTCGCCCCTCACAACCAGGACCTGCAGCCCAAATCCTACCCCAAACCCATCTACTCTTACAG CTGCCTGATCGCCATGTCTCTGAAGAACAGCAAGACAGGCAGTCTCCCCGTCAGTGAAATCTACAGCTTCATGAAGGAACACTTTCCCTATTTCAAG ACAGCTCCGGATGGCTGGAAGAACTCGGTCCGGCACAACCTGTCCCTGAACAAGTGCTTCGAGAAGGTGGAGAACAAGATGAGCAGCTCGTCACGCAAGGGCTGCCTCTGGGCTCTCAACCCTGCCAAGATTGACAAGATGGAGGAGGAGATGCAGAAGTGGAAACGCAAGGACCTGCCCGCCATCCGTCGCAGCATGGCCAACCCAG ACGAACTGGACAAGCTGATCACAGACCGGCCTGAGATGTGCAGACGGAAGCCGTGTGATCCTGGGATGACCCacctgtcctcctcctcctcctcccagggAGGGATGACTCCCCTGCCCCCCCAGCCCGTGATGACGCTGTCCCTGCAGTCCATGCCGCTGCACCACCACCAGCTGGAGACGCACGCCCGCCTGGCGCCCTGCTCCCCCTCCCCCGCGCAGACCCCCCCGCTCCACACCATGCCCGACCTCGGCCAGCACCCCAGCAAGCCGCACCACGACTTCTTCAGCCTGCACTCCGACATGAGCACGGAGGTGGACGCGCTGGACCCCAGCATCATGGACTTCGCTCTGCAAG GAAACCTGTGGGAGGAGATGAAGGATGAAAGCTTCAACTTGGACACGTTAGGCGCCTTCAGCAACTCCCCTCTGCGTCTCTCGGACTGTGACCTGGGCACGGCCGGCCTGACCCCCGTGTCCAGCAGCAGTGACCTCTCCTTCTCTGACCTGCAGGTCACGGGCCTCTACACCACGTACACCACCCTGGACACGGTGTCGTCCCAATACATGAGCACGCAGGGCAACAACAAGCCCATCGCTCTGCTATAG